Proteins found in one Scardovia inopinata JCM 12537 genomic segment:
- a CDS encoding S8 family serine peptidase, with protein MQTKVKKLPFLLTASVTVGMLASLPLGGVQAFAQGNQQKGTASTALTPASNLSRKVSAPLAARSAVDSRQESINAAITAQLAAKKIDYSKLTKEQQQNVYVDVVVQMSAAPASTNGSLISQYSSTAQIQEETRKVIAAQDSIKKAVQKITGQTASESYGYVVNGFATKAKVHDLEAIKKVAGVKSVTVNTVYYPSEANANSMANVQSVWSAYKYKGEGTVVSVIDTGIDPNHKDMRLSSEKNVKLTKSSVAKFIKKAKHGKYFTAKVPYGFNYADNNTIITDDSPDDQHGMHVAGIIGANGTGSNPATSVVGVAPEAQLLAMKVFTNSDTSSTTGTTTIVAAVEDSAKIGADVLNMSLGSTSGNQTLDDPEQAAVKNANDSGTAAVISAGNSGTTGSKTEGVNKDYYGLDDLETVGSPGTSRGATTVASAENSKVTTQAVTISDGTAFTLGPEAIQLSSNDYTQAFNKKKFYVVKDANGNLSTGNASDYTADVKGKIAIVKRGSLTFTDKQQYAQAAGAAGLIIVNNQNTTVPLTSILLNAGFPTFGLSGVTGQKLVDWVTAHPDDALTVTIAQTLLDNAVYAADPMSTFTSYGPVSDLSFKPDITAPGGNIWSTQNNNGYTNMSGTSMASPFVAGSQALLKQAMTNKNNKFYSYYTKLKGSKLTDFIKTVEMNTAQPINDSKHSNAIVSPRRQGAGMVDVKAAIDALENNPSTVVSANGYPAVELKYFTSTSKTFTLTFTNPTKKTLTYTMDSNEDTNAVYTSATEPSTGVLYDVKIDGASITTKQKISVKAGKTSKVTFSLNLPTTFDQQKFVEGYLNFKGNDGSRLNIPYMGFFGDWNRESIVDPVNGIAFSPDEGNTGTIPLLVSKAAGKIYYGGLTYDSEGNLVVDPSTVAFSTDPNALYNKIGMQYYLLRNIKDVKVDILTSEGKKVTTLYTSTDEVKSYYYSNGGRYIYFKPPTWDGTYYDQSTGKTVTAADGKYIYRLSATPQGGDKVQTYDLNFTLDSQAPEVRSIDLASKTVNGKTSYYVTAEVKDNLSGLNSDKAAATAVNHVVNNDATFTETGTTEDGYTTIEVPLTPAQAATVADGSNVLELYLTDNAGNPADEVATAQKPDSVSYSLVMGKGGLPAKISSVTAGYTGGTNGGTYTFTGTYPVRLYGTYTDSASVIHNLTVSYDAEDNFFASRLPLEAKDYTSTVSLYTNAAHTKLVKSYTVQVRLAAPQVTATVDDGSGQTSESTVTVTGKVSDDTVAVAVASSASSRAVTASIAADHTYTAQVPVTYGSNTITVTAADADGNRTTVNKTVTSSYDTNVLSNAVTFYNGITFGQNEITANSRYYDAKAGTVTVTGKVKHSTTTLTVDGKNVNINDDLTFSVTLKVGKQGMKTFSVIIGDSSQNKTIQDTLVFVLDSVPPTLTLKNPTNRTVYTTNPSYRIRGTATDNLNYLSLAINGSQVKSQYADIDYNSTKKGKMTIDETVTLVPGKNVLTVTVSDAGGNKTSKTITVEYSPKTTLAKPNVNAQSADKTKAVTLKAAPAAQGQTVLYSIDGGQTYGPVPAEGLTVTANRTVQFKSSDAYGNESAPLAYTVDTIVTNGTAANPEQKSALTSSLAAAQKLLASGKYSDSSQATVKAVLAAAQQTLNQADPQAAALAETEVKLQTAVNQLQNKISQDDQDDVINQISSAKDVLGTDATTADASTGRTFQSELNDLASLVASGTTTAQQAQARLNAIATAAVNQAAARVKAASNQAQAQATQTKNPGKAAAQSGRALADRQTARKAEETAKKAAAAQAAANAATDPAEKLAAVQKLKYLSTQAAATAAATTARAQVAQTLSERNSKAASANADSILTQAVKNAQAAAAKSPADAKAKSATQKGDQKQAGQAADGSSAAAGQAAQTAAANQAGSASASTASPAGQGVYALVSIMAAVAAVSAAIVLSRRKGTR; from the coding sequence ATGCAGACAAAGGTAAAGAAACTGCCGTTTCTCCTTACTGCTTCAGTTACTGTGGGTATGCTTGCCAGCCTGCCATTAGGCGGAGTGCAAGCGTTCGCTCAGGGTAACCAGCAAAAAGGGACGGCATCTACCGCGCTGACGCCAGCCTCGAACCTGTCGAGGAAAGTGTCAGCCCCCTTAGCAGCACGATCAGCGGTGGATTCCCGGCAAGAATCCATAAACGCTGCGATTACGGCTCAGTTGGCAGCGAAGAAGATTGATTACAGCAAGCTGACCAAGGAACAGCAGCAGAATGTGTATGTAGATGTTGTTGTTCAAATGAGCGCAGCTCCTGCCTCCACTAATGGCAGCCTGATTTCGCAGTATTCCTCTACTGCCCAAATTCAGGAAGAAACAAGGAAGGTAATTGCGGCTCAGGACAGCATCAAAAAAGCCGTCCAGAAGATCACTGGACAGACAGCTTCGGAGAGTTACGGCTATGTAGTCAATGGTTTTGCGACCAAGGCCAAAGTCCACGATCTGGAAGCCATTAAGAAGGTAGCTGGTGTGAAGTCCGTGACTGTAAACACGGTTTATTACCCCAGCGAGGCAAATGCCAATTCCATGGCAAACGTTCAGTCAGTCTGGTCGGCATACAAATACAAAGGCGAAGGCACTGTTGTCTCCGTCATTGATACTGGTATTGACCCCAACCACAAAGATATGAGACTCAGCAGCGAGAAGAATGTAAAGCTGACTAAATCTTCTGTGGCAAAATTCATTAAGAAAGCAAAGCACGGCAAGTATTTCACAGCCAAAGTTCCTTATGGCTTCAATTATGCCGATAACAATACCATCATTACCGATGACAGCCCGGATGATCAGCATGGTATGCATGTTGCAGGTATAATCGGCGCCAACGGCACAGGAAGCAACCCAGCCACATCTGTTGTTGGCGTTGCTCCTGAAGCACAGCTGCTGGCCATGAAGGTATTCACCAATTCCGACACCTCTTCTACTACCGGAACCACAACCATTGTTGCTGCTGTAGAAGATTCGGCCAAGATCGGAGCCGACGTTCTGAACATGTCTCTAGGATCCACATCAGGTAATCAAACTCTCGATGATCCTGAGCAGGCAGCCGTTAAGAATGCTAATGATTCGGGTACTGCTGCCGTAATTTCTGCAGGCAATTCCGGAACTACCGGTTCCAAGACCGAAGGAGTCAACAAAGACTACTATGGCTTGGATGATCTGGAAACTGTAGGCTCACCCGGTACTTCCCGTGGCGCAACCACAGTTGCTTCCGCTGAAAACAGCAAGGTGACCACGCAGGCCGTAACGATTTCTGATGGGACAGCCTTTACCCTGGGGCCTGAAGCTATTCAGCTTTCCTCCAATGACTATACCCAGGCATTCAATAAGAAGAAATTCTATGTAGTCAAGGATGCCAACGGAAATCTCAGTACAGGCAATGCCTCTGATTACACTGCTGACGTTAAGGGTAAGATTGCTATTGTCAAGCGAGGAAGTCTGACTTTTACTGACAAGCAGCAGTATGCTCAGGCTGCCGGCGCAGCAGGACTGATCATCGTCAATAATCAGAACACAACTGTTCCTCTGACGTCTATCCTTCTGAATGCTGGCTTCCCCACCTTTGGCCTGTCCGGAGTCACCGGTCAAAAACTTGTCGATTGGGTGACAGCACATCCTGATGATGCCCTGACCGTAACCATAGCCCAGACCTTGTTGGATAACGCAGTTTATGCTGCAGACCCCATGTCCACCTTTACTTCTTATGGTCCTGTATCTGACCTGTCCTTCAAGCCAGATATCACTGCTCCTGGTGGCAATATTTGGTCTACTCAGAACAACAACGGCTACACCAACATGTCTGGAACCTCCATGGCTTCCCCCTTCGTAGCTGGTTCTCAGGCCCTGCTCAAACAGGCCATGACCAACAAGAATAATAAGTTCTACTCTTATTACACGAAGCTCAAGGGCAGCAAGTTAACTGACTTCATCAAGACAGTGGAGATGAACACTGCTCAGCCGATCAATGACAGCAAGCATAGCAATGCCATTGTTTCACCCAGACGGCAGGGAGCCGGCATGGTGGATGTGAAAGCTGCAATTGATGCCCTGGAGAATAACCCCTCTACTGTTGTTTCCGCTAATGGGTACCCAGCAGTTGAGTTGAAGTATTTTACCAGCACTAGTAAGACCTTTACTTTGACCTTCACGAATCCAACCAAGAAGACTCTGACTTACACCATGGATTCCAATGAAGATACCAATGCGGTCTATACGTCTGCTACTGAACCTTCTACCGGAGTTCTCTATGATGTCAAGATTGACGGTGCATCCATCACGACCAAGCAGAAGATTTCTGTCAAGGCCGGAAAGACCAGCAAAGTCACCTTTAGTCTGAATCTGCCTACAACTTTTGACCAGCAGAAGTTTGTAGAAGGATACTTGAACTTCAAGGGCAATGACGGCTCCAGGCTGAATATCCCCTACATGGGATTCTTCGGAGACTGGAACCGGGAAAGCATTGTGGATCCGGTCAACGGCATCGCCTTCTCCCCCGATGAGGGCAATACAGGCACCATTCCTCTCCTGGTCAGCAAGGCAGCAGGAAAGATCTATTATGGTGGTCTGACTTATGACAGTGAGGGCAACCTGGTGGTAGATCCTTCTACCGTTGCCTTCTCTACAGACCCCAATGCCCTCTACAATAAAATTGGCATGCAGTACTATCTCCTGCGCAACATCAAGGATGTAAAGGTAGATATTCTCACTAGCGAAGGCAAGAAGGTCACGACCCTCTACACTTCCACTGATGAGGTCAAGTCCTACTACTATTCCAACGGAGGCCGCTATATTTACTTTAAGCCCCCGACCTGGGATGGCACCTATTATGATCAGTCCACGGGTAAGACCGTAACCGCAGCCGATGGTAAATACATCTACCGGCTGTCCGCAACCCCTCAGGGTGGAGATAAGGTCCAGACGTATGATCTGAACTTCACACTGGATTCCCAGGCCCCTGAAGTGCGGTCCATTGATCTGGCTTCCAAGACAGTTAATGGTAAGACCAGCTATTACGTGACAGCAGAGGTCAAGGACAACCTAAGCGGTCTGAATTCCGATAAGGCGGCAGCAACTGCTGTCAACCATGTTGTCAACAATGACGCCACCTTTACCGAAACTGGAACGACGGAAGACGGATATACCACTATTGAGGTTCCTCTGACCCCAGCCCAGGCAGCGACTGTTGCCGATGGCAGCAACGTGCTGGAGCTTTACCTGACTGACAACGCTGGAAACCCTGCTGATGAAGTGGCGACTGCTCAGAAACCCGATTCGGTTTCTTACAGCCTGGTCATGGGCAAGGGAGGACTGCCTGCAAAGATCAGTTCAGTTACAGCTGGATACACAGGGGGAACCAATGGAGGAACGTACACCTTCACCGGTACTTATCCTGTCCGCCTTTACGGTACCTATACTGATTCGGCAAGTGTAATCCATAATCTGACGGTGAGTTACGATGCTGAAGACAACTTCTTTGCATCCAGACTCCCCCTGGAAGCCAAAGATTACACCAGTACTGTCTCCCTGTACACCAATGCTGCTCACACCAAACTGGTCAAGAGCTACACAGTTCAGGTAAGGCTGGCTGCCCCTCAGGTAACAGCTACTGTTGATGATGGAAGCGGACAAACTTCCGAGTCCACCGTGACCGTCACAGGCAAAGTATCTGATGACACCGTCGCCGTGGCAGTCGCCTCCAGCGCTTCCAGCCGAGCAGTCACTGCATCTATTGCAGCCGATCACACCTACACCGCTCAGGTGCCGGTAACTTATGGCAGCAATACTATTACCGTAACAGCGGCTGATGCTGACGGGAACAGGACAACAGTCAACAAGACTGTCACCTCTTCCTACGATACGAATGTTCTGTCGAATGCAGTTACCTTCTATAACGGCATTACTTTCGGTCAGAACGAAATCACTGCGAATTCCCGGTATTATGATGCCAAAGCAGGAACGGTAACCGTTACAGGCAAGGTCAAGCATTCCACCACCACCCTGACTGTGGATGGCAAGAATGTCAATATTAACGATGACCTCACCTTTAGCGTCACTCTGAAAGTTGGCAAGCAAGGGATGAAGACTTTCAGCGTCATCATCGGAGACAGCAGCCAGAACAAGACAATTCAGGATACCCTGGTCTTTGTTCTTGACTCCGTTCCTCCTACCCTGACTCTGAAGAATCCTACCAATCGGACTGTTTACACTACCAATCCTTCTTACAGGATCAGGGGAACGGCCACAGATAATCTCAATTATCTGTCCTTGGCCATCAACGGTAGCCAGGTCAAGAGCCAGTATGCTGATATCGATTACAACAGCACCAAGAAGGGGAAGATGACGATTGATGAAACCGTTACCCTGGTCCCTGGTAAGAATGTGCTGACTGTGACCGTTTCTGATGCCGGCGGCAATAAGACAAGCAAGACTATCACGGTTGAGTACAGTCCCAAGACAACCCTGGCTAAGCCGAATGTAAATGCCCAGTCTGCTGACAAGACCAAGGCTGTGACCCTGAAGGCTGCCCCAGCTGCTCAAGGCCAGACTGTTCTCTACAGCATTGATGGCGGGCAGACCTACGGACCTGTTCCAGCTGAAGGACTTACTGTCACCGCCAATCGGACAGTGCAGTTTAAGTCTTCCGATGCCTATGGCAATGAATCTGCTCCCCTCGCTTACACAGTGGACACCATTGTTACCAATGGAACTGCTGCTAATCCGGAGCAGAAGTCTGCCCTGACCTCATCCCTGGCCGCAGCCCAGAAGCTTCTGGCGAGCGGAAAGTACAGCGATTCCAGCCAGGCTACCGTGAAGGCTGTTCTGGCTGCCGCCCAGCAGACCTTGAACCAGGCAGACCCTCAGGCCGCTGCTCTTGCAGAGACTGAGGTCAAGCTGCAGACAGCTGTCAACCAGCTGCAGAACAAGATCAGCCAGGATGATCAGGATGATGTCATCAATCAGATCTCTTCCGCGAAGGATGTTCTTGGCACTGATGCAACCACTGCAGACGCCAGCACTGGCCGGACTTTCCAGTCTGAACTAAATGATCTGGCTTCCTTGGTCGCATCCGGGACCACAACAGCTCAGCAGGCTCAAGCCCGTCTGAATGCCATCGCCACAGCAGCAGTAAATCAGGCTGCTGCCCGGGTGAAGGCAGCCTCCAACCAGGCACAGGCCCAGGCTACCCAGACCAAGAATCCAGGGAAAGCCGCAGCACAGTCCGGCAGGGCTCTTGCGGATCGCCAGACCGCTCGGAAGGCTGAAGAAACTGCTAAGAAGGCCGCTGCTGCCCAAGCCGCTGCCAATGCAGCTACCGATCCGGCTGAAAAGCTGGCCGCAGTACAAAAGTTGAAGTACCTGAGCACACAGGCTGCAGCCACTGCAGCTGCTACAACTGCCCGTGCCCAAGTCGCTCAGACTCTGTCCGAGCGAAATAGCAAGGCAGCTTCAGCAAACGCTGATTCCATCCTGACTCAGGCTGTGAAGAATGCACAGGCAGCCGCTGCTAAATCTCCCGCCGATGCCAAGGCCAAGTCGGCCACGCAGAAGGGCGACCAGAAGCAGGCAGGCCAGGCGGCTGATGGAAGCTCTGCAGCAGCTGGGCAAGCTGCTCAGACTGCTGCTGCCAATCAAGCAGGATCCGCCTCAGCAAGTACCGCCAGCCCGGCAGGTCAGGGAGTCTACGCCCTGGTCAGCATCATGGCTGCAGTTGCAGCAGTATCTGCCGCCATTGTTCTCTCCCGCAGGAAGGGAACCAGGTAA
- a CDS encoding DUF554 domain-containing protein yields MIGTVVNVLAVCLGTNIGCWVKGAISQKYENVLYATMGLAAVGIGMENVVTNMPKSHYPVMFIIALALGSLVGTGLDIDGKLRRLIGSDTRVDDSDTSASPADDNSEEKKSLAKGLSTACLLYCIGALSIVGPVMSAVKGDNTMLFTNATLDFVTAMVFGASFGWGMLAAAPVLFCWQGSIWLVAKFLSASFFSAPLIAEISIVGGFMIASSGLSLLKIKDLKTVNMLPSLLVPLIFFLLKGLV; encoded by the coding sequence ATGATAGGGACTGTGGTTAATGTTCTTGCTGTCTGCTTGGGGACCAATATAGGCTGCTGGGTTAAGGGCGCAATCAGCCAGAAATATGAGAACGTGCTCTACGCAACCATGGGCCTGGCTGCGGTAGGAATAGGGATGGAAAATGTAGTGACCAATATGCCTAAAAGTCACTACCCAGTCATGTTTATTATTGCCCTGGCTCTGGGATCACTAGTAGGGACAGGTCTGGATATTGACGGAAAGCTGAGGCGTCTGATTGGTTCTGACACACGCGTCGACGATTCAGATACTTCGGCAAGCCCTGCGGATGACAATAGTGAAGAAAAAAAGAGCTTGGCCAAAGGCCTGTCAACTGCCTGCCTTCTCTACTGCATAGGTGCCCTGTCTATAGTTGGCCCGGTTATGAGCGCTGTCAAGGGAGACAACACTATGCTTTTTACCAACGCAACCCTTGATTTTGTGACCGCCATGGTCTTTGGCGCATCCTTCGGCTGGGGGATGCTGGCAGCAGCTCCTGTTCTCTTTTGTTGGCAGGGATCTATTTGGCTTGTTGCAAAATTCCTGTCTGCCAGCTTCTTCTCCGCTCCCTTAATTGCTGAGATCTCCATTGTAGGTGGTTTTATGATTGCCTCTTCCGGCCTTTCCCTGCTCAAAATCAAGGATTTAAAGACTGTAAATATGCTGCCTTCCCTGCTCGTTCCCCTAATTTTTTTCCTTCTTAAAGGACTTGTATAA
- a CDS encoding nitroreductase family protein: MSTSVMSMQEAMKERHRVRKFTDRKIPASLVEKLQARAEENNEKYGLSIRLVLNNPRGLTSLARLGSAKNAVNFFLLSGPAAIGATELDSRLGYAGADLILYARSLGLDTWWCGGLFSKKEARRITGPDFTSNGIIVIGYGLTHGSNHKSKSAEEISSYQGQAPQWFTRGVEALLLAPTAFNKQPFTVTGEGQTVSLTSGGGIYSGINLGIGRYFFELGAGKDNFRWA; encoded by the coding sequence ATGAGTACTTCTGTCATGTCTATGCAGGAAGCGATGAAAGAGCGGCATAGAGTAAGAAAATTCACCGACCGGAAGATTCCCGCCAGCTTGGTAGAAAAGCTGCAAGCCAGGGCGGAAGAAAACAACGAGAAATACGGTCTGTCAATCCGTCTTGTTCTTAATAACCCTCGAGGTCTCACCAGCTTGGCTCGACTGGGATCAGCTAAGAATGCGGTTAACTTTTTTCTCTTGTCTGGTCCGGCTGCAATCGGAGCTACAGAGCTGGATTCCCGTCTGGGATATGCCGGTGCCGACCTAATTCTCTATGCCCGATCTTTAGGCCTGGACACCTGGTGGTGCGGAGGGCTTTTCAGCAAAAAAGAAGCAAGAAGAATTACAGGGCCTGATTTTACAAGCAATGGAATTATTGTCATTGGCTATGGACTCACTCATGGAAGCAACCATAAATCGAAAAGTGCCGAAGAGATCAGTTCCTATCAGGGGCAGGCACCGCAATGGTTCACCCGCGGTGTTGAAGCCCTGCTCCTGGCGCCAACCGCCTTCAATAAGCAGCCTTTTACTGTCACAGGAGAAGGGCAGACCGTTTCTCTTACCAGCGGCGGTGGTATTTATTCCGGGATTAATCTAGGAATAGGGCGTTACTTTTTTGAGCTGGGGGCAGGAAAAGATAATTTTAGATGGGCATAG
- a CDS encoding HNH endonuclease family protein, which produces MWLHWSANLTVTAYNSQYSTSSFQEKKTVENGYNDSGIRMNTWIAGKDRWMLEQLEERSQYLADGL; this is translated from the coding sequence GTGTGGCTGCACTGGAGTGCCAATCTGACTGTGACTGCCTATAACTCGCAGTACAGCACTAGTTCATTCCAGGAGAAAAAGACCGTGGAGAATGGTTATAATGATAGTGGTATTCGTATGAATACTTGGATTGCGGGAAAAGATCGGTGGATGCTGGAACAGCTGGAGGAGCGTAGCCAGTATCTGGCAGATGGGCTCTGA
- a CDS encoding alpha/beta fold hydrolase, which produces MGRQKEFDQEEALIKARNLFWDKGCEKTSLNDLLDVMGIHKKSFYDTFGSKKEIFIDALKNYHDEIYSVTLSKVNEESTSRGKIRKVFEASLNSDGGTHRGCMIINTIADSYENDLEIYKLTTGWIEEIKESFLSFLVEDKGKGWVAESADPAAEAERLTNAFIGFRLQLKMHKSQEDLTRLIDLIAQKQHVILLDLPGVGASEGKVPNTISAMVQEVISTVKTLGYKKINLLDLSMGGIIAQEVIRTDQSVVNKLVLVGTGPRSGIGIDKVTGVTFRHMGHSLLHGEDMKRYIFYTPDSQGREVAHKVFRRLSSRAPHYADKAMKVSRFLRQLKAINRWSQEREDDLSCITMPTLIVNGDDDRMVPTKNSYILEIKLTTASSSFILMPGTDRYFNIRKNSPRI; this is translated from the coding sequence ATGGGACGGCAGAAAGAATTTGATCAGGAGGAGGCCTTAATCAAAGCCCGAAATCTCTTCTGGGATAAGGGTTGTGAGAAGACTTCCCTCAATGATTTGTTGGACGTTATGGGCATTCATAAGAAGAGTTTTTATGATACTTTCGGAAGCAAGAAAGAGATTTTTATTGACGCATTGAAAAATTATCATGATGAGATATACTCTGTCACGCTTTCCAAGGTCAATGAAGAATCTACCAGTAGAGGAAAAATCCGAAAAGTATTCGAAGCCAGCCTGAACTCTGATGGTGGAACCCATCGGGGTTGCATGATAATCAATACTATCGCTGATAGCTATGAAAATGATCTGGAGATTTATAAATTGACCACCGGCTGGATCGAAGAAATCAAAGAAAGTTTCCTGTCATTCCTTGTGGAAGATAAGGGAAAAGGATGGGTTGCGGAATCGGCAGACCCGGCTGCGGAAGCAGAACGGCTGACCAATGCCTTTATTGGCTTCCGTCTCCAGCTTAAGATGCATAAATCTCAGGAAGACCTGACCAGGCTGATTGATCTCATAGCCCAAAAACAGCATGTCATTCTGCTTGATCTGCCCGGTGTGGGTGCTAGCGAAGGAAAGGTTCCCAACACCATCTCAGCTATGGTCCAGGAAGTTATCTCTACCGTGAAAACACTGGGCTATAAGAAGATTAATCTTCTGGACCTGTCTATGGGTGGAATAATAGCTCAGGAAGTAATCAGGACAGATCAGAGTGTGGTGAATAAACTGGTGCTGGTAGGAACAGGACCACGGTCAGGCATCGGTATAGATAAAGTAACAGGGGTAACCTTCCGACACATGGGGCACTCTTTGCTTCATGGGGAAGATATGAAGCGCTACATTTTTTATACCCCTGACTCCCAAGGCAGGGAAGTGGCTCACAAAGTTTTCCGGCGCCTGTCCAGCAGGGCCCCGCACTATGCTGATAAAGCCATGAAAGTTTCCAGATTTCTGCGCCAGCTGAAAGCGATAAACCGCTGGAGTCAGGAGAGAGAAGACGATCTTAGCTGCATTACCATGCCGACTCTGATAGTTAATGGTGACGATGATAGAATGGTGCCGACAAAAAACTCTTATATTCTGGAGATAAAATTAACAACAGCCAGCTCATCATTTATCCTCATGCCGGGCACGGATCGATATTTCAATATCCGCAAAAATTCGCCACGGATTTGA